CATGCCGCCGGTCATCAGCCAGAAGGCCGCCATGTTCATCCACTGGCTGTAGGGAGCCCGCTCACGCAGCATCGGCATCGCATAGGTGAACATCGCGAGGTTCAGGGCCACATAGGCGCCGTAGAACGCGAGGTGGCCGTGGGCCGCGGTGATCTGCGTGCCGTGGGTGAAGTAGTTCACGCCATGCAAGGTGTGCAGGAAGCCCCAGACGCCCGCGCCGAAGAAGGCGACCGTGGAGGAACCGAGCGACCACAGCAGCGCGGCCTTGTTCGGGTGGTTGCGGCGGCCCTTCCAGACCATCACGAAGGCGAAGGACATCATCGCGAAGAAGGGCGCGACTTCCATTGTCGAGAAGATCGAGCCGATCCACTGCCAGTAGCCGGGAGTGCCGATCCAGTAGAAGTGGTGCCCGGTGCCGAGGATGCCCGAGAAGAGCGCGGTGGCGACGATGACGTAGAGCCACTTCTCGATCACCTCGCGGTCGACGCCCGTCAGCTTCAGCATCAGGTAGCCGAGGATGGCCGCCATCACCAGTTCCCAGGTGCCTTCGACCCAGAGGTGCACGATGTACCACCAGTACATCTTGTCGAGGCCGAGGTTGTCGGGGTTGATGAAGGCAAAGAGCCAGAGCAGGCACAGAAGCCACAGACCCGTCAGCAGGATGTTGGTGATCGCGGTCTTGCGGCCCGCAAGCGCCGTCATCGAGATGTTGAACAGGAAGATCAGCGCGGCGACGAGGATGCCGCCCTTGACCCAGAGGGGCTGTTCCAGGAACTCGCGCCCGCCGTGGATGCCGACCAGGTAGCTGACGACGGCGCCCAGCGTGCCGACGACGAGGATGCCCAGCTGCAGATAGGCGAGCTTGACCGAGAAGAGTTCACGCTCGGCTTCCTCGGGGACAAGGAAATAGGCCGCGCCGAAGAAGCCGAGCAGCAGCCAGACGATCAGCGCGTTGGTGTGGATCATCCGCACCACGTTGAACGGCAGGATTTCCGAAAGCGTGTTGGGCGAGACGTAGATCCAGCCCGCGAGCAGCCCGCCCAGCACCTGGATGGCAAAGAGCGCCATCGCCACGCTGAAATAGGCCAGCGCCACCTTTTGCGATTGGTATTTCATGTTGCGTCCCCCCCTCAGCCGGCGTCGTTCGGCGGCCAGGATTGCGTGTTCATCTTGTCCGCCCAGCGCAGGAACTCGGACAGGCCGCGCTTCTCCTCGTCGGTGAGGGTGAAGTGCGGCATCTGGCGGCGGCCCTCGACGCCCGAGGGCTGCGCGTCGATCCAGCCGCCCAGCATCTCGGCAGCGGCGTCGGGATCGTCCAGCACGCCCCAGCGCGTCATC
This portion of the Rhodobacter sp. CZR27 genome encodes:
- a CDS encoding cbb3-type cytochrome c oxidase subunit I, which translates into the protein MKYQSQKVALAYFSVAMALFAIQVLGGLLAGWIYVSPNTLSEILPFNVVRMIHTNALIVWLLLGFFGAAYFLVPEEAERELFSVKLAYLQLGILVVGTLGAVVSYLVGIHGGREFLEQPLWVKGGILVAALIFLFNISMTALAGRKTAITNILLTGLWLLCLLWLFAFINPDNLGLDKMYWWYIVHLWVEGTWELVMAAILGYLMLKLTGVDREVIEKWLYVIVATALFSGILGTGHHFYWIGTPGYWQWIGSIFSTMEVAPFFAMMSFAFVMVWKGRRNHPNKAALLWSLGSSTVAFFGAGVWGFLHTLHGVNYFTHGTQITAAHGHLAFYGAYVALNLAMFTYAMPMLRERAPYSQWMNMAAFWLMTGGMAFMTFTLTFAGTIQVHLQRVMGEYYMDVQDQLAMFYVIRFGSGAAVVLGALLFIYSLAVVRRAPVANAVGEAA